The genomic segment AATTTCAATTTAGGCAGTGGATCTACAACTCTTACAGCAAAGCTAAATGGTACTGCAATTACAGGTTCGTCCTTCAGTTCAGTAGCACTGAGCACATCAGATTCACAAAGAGTTTATCGTATTGATTCGATGCCGCAAGGCGAAATTGAATTGACATTTACCGTTATAAAAGGTGCCGAGAAAGATGTCGTCACAAGAACATTCAATTTCAATCCTATATCTTCCATTCAAGTAACGAACACCTTCAATGGCGCTGTGTTTTATGGAGCAGGATTGGCTGAATTGAAAGGTAAGCTGTTGAACTTTAATTTAGCGACAGATATTGGTACTGTTGCCTTCAAGTTGAATGGTGCAGACATTCCATTGACTGCTGCTATGTTTAATGGATCTCAGTTTACAATTCCATTGCTAGACGCCGTGAGTGGGAGCTCTAAGCTTGTTTTTGGCAGCAATGAGTTGGTATTAAGCGGTCGTGCTAATGGTGTTTATGTCACCAATACTTTATTGATTTATCGTTTCTCGGATCAACAGCCTGCGGTTACTAAGCTCGTTCCTGTTCCATATAAAATCGATCCTACTCAAGATACTGGTAATACACGCTATCAGAGCGACATTGACAATAAGTTTATCTTAGGTGATAAAGCGGATAATTATGTTACCACACAAAAAAGCGTGGATTTATTGTTTACCGTGGCCAAACTTGCAAATCTAATTGTAACTATAGATGGCCAAACCTATGCGACAGCTTCTGTTAATGCAAGTGACCAACTGGTTTATCAAGTCGCTAATAAATTATTTTTAGAGCCTGATGGAACAGATACAAATAATAAGACATATCGTTTGCGGCTTTATAATGTTCCTCTCCCAGTCACAGGGGCATCAAGTATTACGGTCACTTCTCAAGTAGGAACAGAGAGTGTCAGTCAGACTGTAACGATTACGAGAGAGCGTCCTACTTATGAAATTTTATCGCCTAAACTGCCACAAGAAGCCGTTATCAACCAAAACTTCCTTAATGTAAGTATTTTGGCAGAAGGTGCAGACTCCATTACAATCGGTAAAAATGAAATGAACAAAAGCCTTATTGATGATATTTTCAGATACGAGATGACTGGTCTGAAAGCAGGAGTCAACAAGGTTAAATTTACAGTTCTCCGTGGTACCCAAAAGATAAATGGAGAGTTCTCAGTAAATTACGCAGCTGACAATTCACCTGGGGCACAGTATAAAACATCTATTACTAAGGCTGGAAAAGCATCGGCTTTTAAAGGAGAGGTATCGGTTAACTTTCCGAAAAATACATTCCTGCGAAAAGCAAATGAAAGTCCTGGCCAAGATGTAACAACCATTGATATGTTTGATAATCAGCAAGTTTTGTTCTCTATTGCTGATCGTGCAGACGGCAGAACTGTAAAAACATATAATGCAGTTGGTGAATATACCGGCGGTACCCAATCTGTTGCTAAAGATGGCACTTTTACTCAAATTGGTTATGATGATTATGGTGCGGCAGTTCTGCGTCCATCTGCTCACTTCGGTTATGCGTCCAAACTGTTTTGGATCGATCCCGGTTATGTTGATGGAACGAAAAGTACAGGATATACGTTTCATAAAGGGACTCAGCCATATGATTTGACGAATCTGTTCCACCAGCGCCCGCTATCACGGTGGCTTGAGACAACAAATCCAGGCACAATAACACTTAAATATGATTCAGGTATTATTAATACAGCGGCTAACACACTGAGCATTTGGCGCTATTATAATGGGCAATGGACCAATATGGGTGGTAAAGTCAACACGGGAAGTAAGACTATTACAACACCTATTGATGGATTTGGTTATTATGTAGTTATGCAGTTGCGTTATAGCTTTACAGATATTATCGGCCATTCATATGCACGGAACTCAATGGAGCTTATGTTCGCTCGGGGCGTGATGATCTCAACCAGCAACAATGAATTTGGTGTTTATGATAATATCACACGCGGCGAATTCGCACAGTTGCTAGTGAAAATGTTCCAAATTCCGCTGGATTACAATCCAAATGATATGACGTTCGATGATGTTATTCCTGTCATTGGTATAAGTCGACTATGGGATTATCGTTATATTGAAACGGCAGTAAGAAAAGGTATTATTCGAGGTAAAGGTCCTCGTCAGTTCTTGCCGAATGAAGCATTGACAAGAGAGGAAGCGGCAGTAATGATTGCTCGTGCTGCTAATCTTTTGAAGGATGGCAAGGATGATCAAACAAAAGACAGAGCAACGCTTCAAAAACAGTTTACGGATGCCAACTCTATTGACGGGTACTCCTTAAGCTCGGTTATTGCAGTAGTCAAAGCTAAGTTTTTAGAAGGACTACCTAATACAACTACTGGCACAGCGAAACCAACCTATCGCTTTGATCCTAAAGCTAATCTTAAACGTGCTGATGCTGCAATTATCGCAGAGCGCGTGATGAGAAAGAACAAACTTCTGTAAAACCCAGCTTAAATTGGAACAGGGAAGGGTTAGCTCCTGGCTGATCCTTCCTGTTCATTAAAACAATGAGTAAGATTATCCATGGAAAATCTTTTGCATCGACGTAATGCATGAAGCCAAGCTATACTAAACAAGTAATAAAACATAGAAGTGCATTTAGAACCAAAGCGACCGTTTTTTGAAGATCGCATGCAGTTGTTTCGATGCTACATAGCGAGGGTAAAACTTTTTTGAAATTATTTTTTGGGGGGCGCAACTTTTTTAAAGCCCGTGCGTCTAATTAAGTGGTGTTACATCAATCGCCAAAAAAATCATACTTTAGACTTGCCTAATATCAGAGTTAGTTGGAATGAATTCTCAACTTTCTCTTTACGATAAGGGTATGCCATTGTATAATGTTATAGTGGTATAAAGGTCTAGCAATTTTCTGCGTGTTTACGAGTTTCTGCGACATGTTATTACATAGGGTTAAACATGGCGACAGACATTATTTATACTAAATACTGCTCAACTCTGGGAAGGGGGTGACACACACATGAGGGAAACGAGCAATTCATTTTCTAAACAAAACTCTCAACAACCGAAGCAATTTAGAGGAGGAGAAAAAAAGGTTATGAAGAAAAGTTTATTGGCATCCGTGCTATCTCTCTCCCTTGCTATGGCCGTAGCAGTTCCAGCATTTGCTGCAACCCCTACTGATGTAGCAGGCGTGAAAGAACAAAGTGCAATTGAGGAGCTTGTAGCTCTTGGAATTATCAATGGTTATACTGACGGTACATTCAAACCAGGCAACAGCATCACTCGTGCTGAGCTTGCTAAAATTATCGTTATCGCAACTGGTAGCGAGCAAGCTGCTACTGCTCTGCAAAACGTTAAATCCCAGTTCTCAGACGTTAAAACAAACGAATGGTACACTGGTTACATCAACGTAGCAACTGGCAAAGGTTTGCTGCTTGGTGACAAAGGTACTAAAAACTTCCGCCCGAACGCTAACATCAAGTTCGAAGAAGTTGCTGCAATCGTGGTTCGTGCTCTTGGTTACCAAGATGCTAACCTGACTGGTTCGTGGCCTTATAACGTCACTTTGAAAGCTGAAGAAGTTGGCGTATTCAAAAAAGTTGATCTAGCTCTTGGTACTGCAGCAACTCGTGGTGTTGTAGCTCAACAAGTTAGCAACGCACTTGGTACTGACCTAGTTCAATGGATTGCTGATGCTAAAGTTTACAGCAGCACTGGCAAAAAATTGATCTCCCGTCTGGGAACAACGACTGAAGAAGTTGTTACTTCTGCAGTTCTTGATGACAATGGTCGTCTTTCGTTGAACGGTCTTTCCAAAACTTTGGCACCTAACTTCATCATCACTGGTGGAGTGAAACTGGTTGACCTGCTTGCTCACAACGTAACTGTTTTGGCTGATACTGATGGTCGCGTTCGCGCTATCACTGACAACCAAAATGAAAACAATGTAGTAACTGGTAAACTGAATGTTGATTTCAACAACGCTCTACAAGTTGAAGTTAAAAACGGTACTGCTGTTACTAAGTACAACACTGTAGGAAACTCGGTTTACTACTTCAACAGCGATTCTGTTGCTGGTACTGACTCGAACCTGAAAAAAGATGCTGATGTGTCTGTTTACCTGTTCGATAACAATTCCACTAACGTTAACGCTGGTGTAGTTGGTAAAGTCCGTGCAGTAGTTGTTTCTAAAGCTAATGGTGCTGACAAGTTGCTTGATTCTTATATCGCTGCAACTTCGACTGCTAAAGCTCGTCTTCTAACTCAAGACAACCTTTCTGTATCGCTTAATGACTCCACTTCTATCGTTCTGAACGGTGAAGCTAAAGCTGCAACTGATCTTGCTAAAAACGATGTTCTTGACATTGTTTATAACAAAGACAGAGTAGCAGTTAAAGTTGTTGCGACTCGTAATGTTGTTGAAGGTAAAGTTACACTTGTAAGCACATCTGCTGATGGTACATTCGTTTACACTATCGATGGTAAAACATATGCAAGTGTATCCGGTGCTAACCTGACTGGTTCGAAAGCTGTTACTAAAGACGGTACTTTCAAACTGTTCTTGAACAAAGACGGTAAAGTTGCTGGTGCTGAATTGTTGAGCGGTGGAAGCTCCGATGCTAAATACGGTGTTATCCTGAACGCTGCTAACGATGTAGCTCCAACAAGTGCTTTCAATGACGCTAAAGACGTATTCAAGTACTACTCAATTAAAGAAAACAAAGAAATTGAAGTTAGCTTGGATGCAGCTACTTGGAACGCAGTAACAAACACTGTACGTCTTGGTGATGCTGCTCCTTACGGTAGCGCAGCATTCAATAACTCTGCAGCTGTATTCGTAACTTGGAAGCTGAAAAACTCCGATGCTAGCGTTAACGGTATCGACAGCCTTACAGCTCTTACTGAGAACTGGGAAGTAAAAGAGAAGAAAGATACTACTTTGAAAGTTTCTTCTTCTACTTCTACTATCACTTACGAAATCAATGCAAACACTGTAGTTCTTGATGCTACTACTTACAAC from the Paenibacillus sp. BIHB 4019 genome contains:
- a CDS encoding S-layer homology domain-containing protein — its product is MRKWKQVLSLFLSIALIVTLAPLQPAKAASIYFQFTDFSTVEASPTIVNTSTVDLRGSFSDVSANSITFKVERLVNGTVVATSNGALTPSIVGNTFLFAGVQLYEGLNKITVTGMSSSITGNGGTVEGVSYVSYGNVPVISSIALADGTVLQEGQSKIVTTARPSLIVKAANATEVLINGTSMFNGGAGTFVTSDLQLQLGLNKLQIVSRNGDKSYTLNRELVYFQANTPVAYNVFANTTQLDGNPIISPISNQTVTGRLLFSTPATATAAPTVTLELIDDTATIVSTHTATVTAGTSNSTYTEFRFTSDTAISAASSGKYQLRVRSSIYSGQEANFPVDFTVRTATAPYITGLKQVYDATESGTTVNYTSSGIFSNNAVVSQLPLYVAIDTSNFNLGSGSTTLTAKLNGTAITGSSFSSVALSTSDSQRVYRIDSMPQGEIELTFTVIKGAEKDVVTRTFNFNPISSIQVTNTFNGAVFYGAGLAELKGKLLNFNLATDIGTVAFKLNGADIPLTAAMFNGSQFTIPLLDAVSGSSKLVFGSNELVLSGRANGVYVTNTLLIYRFSDQQPAVTKLVPVPYKIDPTQDTGNTRYQSDIDNKFILGDKADNYVTTQKSVDLLFTVAKLANLIVTIDGQTYATASVNASDQLVYQVANKLFLEPDGTDTNNKTYRLRLYNVPLPVTGASSITVTSQVGTESVSQTVTITRERPTYEILSPKLPQEAVINQNFLNVSILAEGADSITIGKNEMNKSLIDDIFRYEMTGLKAGVNKVKFTVLRGTQKINGEFSVNYAADNSPGAQYKTSITKAGKASAFKGEVSVNFPKNTFLRKANESPGQDVTTIDMFDNQQVLFSIADRADGRTVKTYNAVGEYTGGTQSVAKDGTFTQIGYDDYGAAVLRPSAHFGYASKLFWIDPGYVDGTKSTGYTFHKGTQPYDLTNLFHQRPLSRWLETTNPGTITLKYDSGIINTAANTLSIWRYYNGQWTNMGGKVNTGSKTITTPIDGFGYYVVMQLRYSFTDIIGHSYARNSMELMFARGVMISTSNNEFGVYDNITRGEFAQLLVKMFQIPLDYNPNDMTFDDVIPVIGISRLWDYRYIETAVRKGIIRGKGPRQFLPNEALTREEAAVMIARAANLLKDGKDDQTKDRATLQKQFTDANSIDGYSLSSVIAVVKAKFLEGLPNTTTGTAKPTYRFDPKANLKRADAAIIAERVMRKNKLL
- a CDS encoding S-layer homology domain-containing protein; this encodes MRETSNSFSKQNSQQPKQFRGGEKKVMKKSLLASVLSLSLAMAVAVPAFAATPTDVAGVKEQSAIEELVALGIINGYTDGTFKPGNSITRAELAKIIVIATGSEQAATALQNVKSQFSDVKTNEWYTGYINVATGKGLLLGDKGTKNFRPNANIKFEEVAAIVVRALGYQDANLTGSWPYNVTLKAEEVGVFKKVDLALGTAATRGVVAQQVSNALGTDLVQWIADAKVYSSTGKKLISRLGTTTEEVVTSAVLDDNGRLSLNGLSKTLAPNFIITGGVKLVDLLAHNVTVLADTDGRVRAITDNQNENNVVTGKLNVDFNNALQVEVKNGTAVTKYNTVGNSVYYFNSDSVAGTDSNLKKDADVSVYLFDNNSTNVNAGVVGKVRAVVVSKANGADKLLDSYIAATSTAKARLLTQDNLSVSLNDSTSIVLNGEAKAATDLAKNDVLDIVYNKDRVAVKVVATRNVVEGKVTLVSTSADGTFVYTIDGKTYASVSGANLTGSKAVTKDGTFKLFLNKDGKVAGAELLSGGSSDAKYGVILNAANDVAPTSAFNDAKDVFKYYSIKENKEIEVSLDAATWNAVTNTVRLGDAAPYGSAAFNNSAAVFVTWKLKNSDASVNGIDSLTALTENWEVKEKKDTTLKVSSSTSTITYEINANTVVLDATTYNKAAAGDREVKTSTLANLAVGNKVTIVPDGTSTFAKYVLITKKSATDAKETQYGLYVDAYQSDDDYFIKINVKGNVETLALTGTEGASIYNSIVASKSAGSSTYKESSRTLVEVKDSVITGAAGNLGEASTAYDTVNVFAATNALTAVNNSDSTVTVNGVVYYVNSSTAIYVYDEANDSLVTDGIFADVTAHLGEATSKYGIAIVGDASYGNFTLAKAVVVVKKK